GCGCGGGCGGCGTCCATCAGTGGCTCGCCACGCAGGGAGATGCCGTCGCTCAGGAGAACGGCAGCCGACAGCGGTCCCTGGCCGCTGTTGTGGTTCAGGGTCTCGCGCAGGCTATCCCCGATCGCGGTTTGGCCACCCTCCAGAGAAAGGCCGGAGGTTGGCAGGGGGCTGAGGCGTTCGCTGAAGGCATAGGTGTCGAGCTGTCCGGCTTGGGCATCAAGGCGTGCGCGGAGGTTATCCGGGGTGGCTTCGTCGACCTGGCTGGCGGTGAACTCGATCCGCGCGGTGCCGTCGAGATCGCGCGTATGCATGGAGCCGGAGGCGTCGGCCAGCACTGCGATACGCAGGCCAGCCGGGTCCGGATCCTGCCGGGTGAGGTAGGGGTTCAGTGCCAGCAGGCAAATCATCAGCACGGCCAGCAGGCGCAGGACGAGGCTCGCCCACCACAGACCGCGTGGCATGTCGCCACCCTGCCGGCGGGCCAGCCGCAGGAGGGCGGCGGTCAGCAGCACGGCAGCCACTGCAATGGCCACGGGTGGGATGGGTGTCTCGAAGGGCATCAGGGTTCTTCGGCGAGGTTTTTAAAGTATTCTTCGACCAGTGTGCGGTACTTGTCCGGTGGCGGTGCGGACTGGCGCTTGTAGTTGACGCGTTCCTCGACCAACTGCTGGCGCAGGTACTGCTGGAGAATCGTTTCGGCCTGATTAAGCATGCCCATCGCCTCAGTCGTGTCACCCGAGGCACCATCCCCGCCCTGAGGGGCGGACATGCGAGCACCCAGCTCGTTCAGCTCGTTATTTTTCAGGTTCTTTGCTGCCTGTTGCAGGTTTTTTCCAAGTTGGTTGAGGCTGTTGTTGCCATCCTGACCGGATTCGCCTTCCTCGCCCGGAGATTCCCCCTGCTGGCCGGGAGACTGATTCTTCTGTTGGGAGAGGCGTCTCTGCTCCTGCTCGACCTGATTGATGAGCTTTTCGAGGCTGGCGGCCGACATGGACGGGATCTGGTCGCGGGCCTTGGCGAGGTTTTCGGCGAGCGCATCAAGCCCCTCTGCCGCCTCACCCTGGAGCTGCCCGGCCTTGCCGTAGCGGCCATAGAGCAGGGCGTTGGCAGAGCGCTGCATGGCGGCTCCGGTGCGGGCCTTACCGGCTTCACGGCTGGCGCGGGCGAGTTGCTCACCGGCACCGGGAAAAGCTTCGCCCATCTGCACGGCCTGGCGCTCGATCTCGGCCATGAGCTGCTGGAACTCGTCATTAAGGCCGAGCTGCTGCTCACGCAGCGCGCCTTTAGACTCACCCTCACCTCCGGCTGTCTCGGCCTCTCCGCTGGCTTCGGCGGCTCCGGCCTGCTGTCCGGCCAGCCCCTGAGCTTGCGAGACAAGCTCGTTCATGGCTCCGGCAGCTGCCTGACGGATGCGCTCGTCGAGAAGGGCGGCGGCATTGAGAAGGGACTCTCCGGCGCGGGCTCCGGCCTTGGAGGCCTGGCCTGCCTCACCCCCGCTGATCGCACTGGATGCGCTCTGCATGGTGCGCCCGGCCTCAGCGATTTCGCGGCGGATGTCGCCCATCCCGGCTTCACCCTGGAGGGAGGCTGAGGCGTCACGGGCTGCCTGACGCAGCGCCTCCTGAGCTTGAGAAAGTTGCTGGCGTTCGCTCTCGCCGGGGCTGAAGCGCTCGGCCCGCTCATAACGCTCGTTCTGGGCTGCCTGATCCTCAGCGAGGCTGTTGAGCTTCGCCATCAGCTCGCGCATCTGCTGCATGCCCATCGCATCTTCGCTCTGGCTTTGGCCTTCTTTGTCACCCTGGGACTGCCCGCTCTGCTCGGAGGGCTGCCCCTGGCCACCCCCGGCGGAGGGCGGGAGCGTAGCCTGCAGAAAGCTTTCCAGCTGGATAAGATTGCTCAGCGCTTCTTCTTGAAGGGGGATCGCGGACGCGGGCCGGTCGGCGTTGATTTCTTCCTCGGCTTCGCCCAGGCGCTGGAGGGCGTTATTCACCATGAGGAAAAACTCGCCCCCCTCGACCTGCATAAGCAGTTGGCCGATATCCGCGAGCAGGGTACGCGCCTCGGTTTGGACCTTGTTCAAGTCCGCCCCGAGCTCCTGACGGGCCTGACGGCGGACGTCGCCGGTGAGCGGCTCGATCCGGTAGGTCTGGCGGATGACGCGCTTGAGCTCCACGATGAGCGCGCGCAGATCGATTTCCTTTTTCTTGGCTTCGTCGCCTTCGCCCCCCTGGCTGTCGGACTCGGGCTGAGGCCGGTCAAGGTCCTTGACCACCTCGACGAAGTACAGCTCGGAGCGGGCGACGTTGGGCTTGGGCTCGCGGTTATCGGCTACGGTGAAGTAGTACGAAACGACGTCACCATGCTCGACGCTGAGCCGGGGGATGTCCAGCTGCGTGAGAAAGTTGCGCTCCAGCAGTGGCTCGGAGCCGGGCCGGGCAGTGAAGACCTCGATCGGGCGTCGGGGCAGACCCGATACCGAGACGTGCAGCTCGACCTTTGAGAGCCCGAAGTCATCCGCCCCGTACAGCTCAAGCGGGAGGATGGTGTCGGGTTGGGCATTGGTATCGTGGCCGGGATCGACGACATCGGCCACGGGTGGCTCGTCCGGCGTGACGTCGATCTTGTAGGACTCGGTCACGGCTTTGCGGTTCTCGGCGTTGGTCAGGGTGATCTGGTACTCGGCGTCCCTGTCTGCCGTAAAGGTCGTTGTCCCGAAAAAGGGCGTTTCTTCCTCGCCCACGCGGAGCGTTGTCCGGACGTTGGGGGTGGTTTTGACGATCAGGGTGATCTGCGTGCCCTCGATGGGGAAGAGGTCCAGCAGCTTGGAAAACTCTTGGGCTTCGTGGCGGGTATAGGCGGGTGGCTCAAGTGTGAGTTGGACTGCCTCGATCCTGGGAGCGTCGTAAACGGTGACGCTGTACTCGGGCGAGTGCAGCGATGAGGTCTCAACGCGGTAGGTTGTGTCCTCCTGCAGATCGAAGAGGGTAAACTGCCCCACGCGCTGCCCATCCAGCATCATCGGGTAGCGCACTTCGCGTCCGTCCTCGCGCAGAATGATCTGGGGGTCGCGCTCCCAGCGGTTGATGGTGGCGGTGACGGTGAGATCCGATCCGCGCGGAGCCTCGGCATCACCGGGCTCGACGATCAACCCCGTGGCCTCGCCCGTCAGCCGGTCACGCTGGTAGTATGAGGCCTTACTGTAGAGGCTGCTCTGCTGGGTAGCCTGAAAGAGCATAAACGCGCCCACCACGATTAAGATCGCGGCTACCGGGTGGAGCCAGCGCGGCAGTGTGGCTGTGCGGAAGACGATCTTCTCGGTATCGCGCTCGACTTGCCGGATGAGGGCCTGCTCCAGCGGGTTAAAGGGCTCGCCGCGTTCCAGCACCTCGACCGCGGTGGTGAGGTTTTCGCGCAGGGCAGGGTGGCGCCGCTCCACCAGCCGGGCCAGCATAGCCAGCGTCGGACGCCGAGCCAGAATGACGAGAATCCCCCCGACAAAGCCGATGCCCGCCAGCAGCATGAGCACGTTAAAATACAGCCAGGCGCTATGCTCCTGCCATGGGCTTGCGTAGACATCCAGCCCCGACCCGGCGAGAATCGCGAGGCTGAACAGCCCCAGCAGGCTGAACACATACAGCACGAGGAACAGCACGAACAGCAGCTTTCGCTGGTGCTGCAGATGGCGGTAAAACTCAGGCATGGGCAGCCTTTCGTCGAGATGGAGCACTCAGGAGCATCTCTGCCAGCAGGCAGGCCAGAGCCCCCGCTGCCAGCCAGGGCCACAGCGCAAGCGCAGCCGGTGCCTCCGCAGAGGAGGTTGCAGACTTTCGCTCAATAGCTTCACGGCCGAGCTGTGCCCGGATGTCGCTGAGCATGGCCGCCTGCGCCAGTGACTCGGAGCGGTCGATGTTTGTTTGGATAATGTAGGGACCCAGCTCAATGACGCCGGGCTCGGCGCTGACCTCGGGAGCGATTGCGCCCGGAGGCAGCGGGAAATCAGCGGGCAGCGGCTCATCCACCGTCAGGCGGATGACCGTATCGTCGGCTTTAGTCGCCTGGGAGAGGGCTTCCCGTAGCACGGGCAGGAAGGCATTCCGCAGCGGCAGGTCGCTCCAGCGGGGGTCGAGACCCAGCGCGCTGATCAGCAGCTCGCCCTTACCGAGCGTCTCGCGTACCAGCAGGGGGTCGCCGTCTTCGGTGGCGAGCAGGACGCTCGTTTTGGCTCCGGGGCGGAGTTTTACGTACTGGTAGATCTCGGTCAGGTACAGGTCGCGGGCGGACTTTCCGGTAAAGACATCGGCCAGTGGGCTGCCCGGCTCCAGGGTGGCGATGCGGAAAGGCTCGCTACGGTCGCGGTTGCGCCCCGGCATGCCCAGAAACGCCGTCTCGGTCAGCTCGCCTTCCCGTAGCTGGCGAAACAGCCGGGAAGCGTTCTGCCCCGGGGTGATCAGGGCGACCCCTCCGTTGGCGACGTAGTCACGGAGTTTTTCCAGCTGTACGGCGTCCAGCTCGGCGGCGGTGCCGGGCAGGTAGAGCACATCAATCGCCTCCGCGACTGCCCCGAAGTCAAAATCCGGCGCCACGCCATTCAGGACGAAGGCCGGGGGCATGTCTGCGCTGGTGGCAGTGAGCGCCTTTTGCACGAAGGCCACCTCCTCGAGCTTGTCGAGCCCCTGCGCGCCGGGAAGCAGGGCGACAACCTGTGCCGGAGCTGGCGTGCCCAGCCAGACGGAAAAGCTGTTATCCCCCGCGTAGGCATCGTCAGGAAGGTTGATAGTGCCCTGCGGGTCTTCGGCTTGATCAATAAGAAAAGCCACCGTCTGGGTCTGGCCGGGGCCAAAAGTCAGGGTCTGTTCCTCGACTTGATCGTCGCTTTGTAACTGGACGGTGACGTTTTGCGCCTTTTCGGAATCATTGCGCACACGGGCCAGCACGCGGAGGCGTCCGCCTGTGGCGGGGTAGGCCCGCGCGTCGAGGACGGCGGCGTTGGGGCGGGTGAAGTCGCCCACCTTGATCGTCTCGACCTCCACGACTTCACCGGCTGCAGGCCAGGCCGAGCTTTGCCAGGTGGTTTCTTGAAAGTCGCTGATGATAACCAGCTTGCGGAGGCCATCTGGGCCGAGCTCGTTCAAGGCGGCTTCGATGGCCGGGGCGGGATTTCCCATGCGCTGACCCGGTGGGATGTCGGCCACAATCTGCTCCAGGGTGCGGGCGGGAGAGCCGACGGGGACGGTGGCGAGTACCTCGGTATCAAACAGAATTAGTCCGGTCGGGTTTCCCTGCTCGGCGATTTCACGCACAGCATTCTCGGCTTCTTCCCAGGCACCCCAGCCGCTCATGCTGGCTGAGGCGTCCAGAACGATCACGGTGCGGGTTTGGCCGGTTGTCGAGGCGAGCGGTGCGTCCTCTGGCGGCGTCCACAGTGGTCCGGCCAGTGCCAGGGCTGCCAGCGCGATGAAAAGCAACCTGAGCAGGAGCAGGAGCAGGTCGCGCAGGTGGCGACGCTTGTCTCGGGGCAGCTGCGAGGCCCCGATATAGCGGACAGAGGGAAAGCGCAGGGGGCGGGCACGGGCGCGATTGACCAAATGCGCAAGCAGCGGCAGGGCCAGAGCAGCCAGGCCGGCGAGCAGGAGGGGCTGGGCGAAGCTCAACATGCGCTTAGCGGATGGCCTCCCGGTGGTGCAGGTAGCGGGCGAGCGCGTACCCGAGGGATTCGTGGGTGGTCAGGCTGAGTAAATCCACCTGCGAGCGGTTAAAACCCGTGGTGAGCGCCTCTCTAAAGTCACTCATTTGTGACTTATAGGTCTCGCGGGTAGACTCGGCCCAGGAAATCACTTCACGCCCGGATTCGCTGTCCTTAAACCGGGCCACACCCTCCATCGGGAGGTCCAGCTCATCGGGGTCGAGCACCTGGACGGCCAGCGTGTCGCAGTGGCGCAGGCGGAAGTGCTTCAGGAGCTCAGGCAGGAGTGACTCGCCCTCCAGCATGTCGGATAAAAAGATCACGACGCTGCGCTGACGGAGTTGATTACCAAAAAGTTGCAGCATGGCCTCATGGTTGGCCGAGCCCTCGGGCTGGAGGCGGGTAAGGGCCTGCAGGACGCGCTCAAGCTGGCCAGCCCGGTGGCCGCAGGGGATGGCTTCACGCAGGGTGTCGTTGTAGGCGAAGAGCCCGACGTTGTCGCCCTGCCTTGTGGCGAGGTAGGCGAGGCAGGCGGCCGTGATGCACGCGTACCGGAACTTCGTACAGGCCGCGCGTGAGCCCTGATAATCCAGGGAGGCGGAGGCATCCAGCACGAGCTGGACGTTCATGTTTGTCTCCTCCTGGTACACTTTTGTGTAGAGGCGGTCCGAGCGGGCCAGGAGCTTCCAGTCGAGGTACTTGAGGTCCGCGCCCGGCGTATAGTCGCGGTACTGCAGGAACTCCGTCCCGAAGCCGTGGAAAAGACTCCGATGCATGCCCGAGAGAAAGCCCTCCACGGCGGAGCGGGCCATCAGGGCGTAGTTCCCCAACTGAGCCAGATGGGCGGGGTCGAGCAGGTCGTGAACGCTGGGCGGCATGGCAGGGGCCGCTTACTCAGTCCTTGAGCGTGGCGAGGATGTCTTCGATCAGCCGGTCGGAGGTGACTCCTTCGGCCTCGGCGTGGAAATTCGGGATGATGCGGTGGCGCAGGACGGGGGCGGCCAGCGCCCGGATGTCCTCGATCGATACCGCATAGCGGCCATCGAGCAGTGCGCGGGCCTTACCGGCGAGCACCAGGGCCTGCGAGGCGCGCGAACCAGCCCCCCACTTGATTTTCTCGCGGGCGATAGGCAAACAGTCGGGGTGGCTGGGTCGGGTGGCGGCGCTCAGGCGCACGGCGAAGCGTACGACTTCCTCGGCCACCGGGACCGAGCGGACGAGCTTCTGCAGCTCCATGATCTCCTCTGCGGTGAAGACCGGCTGTGGCCCCTCTGCGCGTGGGGCGGTAGTGGCGGCGACCATGGCCACTTCTTTCTCCAGCGGGAGGTAGTCGACCTTGATGTTGAGGAGAAAACGGTCCAGCTGAGCCTCAGGGAGCGGGTACGTGCCCTCCAGCTCGATCGGATTCTGTGTGGCGAGGACGAAAAAGGGTGGCTGGAGCTTGTGAGTTTGTCCCGCAGCGGTGACTTGCCGCTCCTCCATCGCCTCCAGCAGCGCGGCCTGGGTTTTGGGAGGGGTACGGTTGATTTCGTCCGCCAGCAGCATATTTGCGAAGACCGGGCCCGGCACGAAGCGGAAGTTACGGCGGCCGGTGGCGGGGTCTTCCTCCACCACTTCGGTGCCAAAGATGTCCGCCGGCATCAGGTCGGGGGTGAACTGGATGCGCTTGAAGCTCAGCGTAAAGGTGTCAGCGATACTGCGGACCAGCAGGGTCTTACCCAGGCCGGGGACGCCGGTGAGCAGGGCGTGGCCGGAGCACAGCAGGCTGATCACGATCTGCTCGATCGCTTCCTCCTGCCCGATGATGGTGCGGTTGAGTTCTTCAAACAGGCGCTGGCGGGCGTCCTTGACGCGGGCGACGATTTCTTCGCCGCTGGCGGGCTGGGTGGTATCGGGCATGACGTAAATAATACTGGCGGAAGCGCGGTGTGCGTTTCCGGGCTAAATAAGTCTGTGAGAGCGAAAAGTGCACAATTGTTCCCTTTCGCCTAAAAGGCAAGGACGTTGCCGGGTGTTGAGGTGCCACGGCCGCTGTTCCTTGCGCTATCGGGGCGAGACGGGAGGTGTGCGCGGACCCGCTATCACTGTATAAAAAAACAACCGCCCGGGGGAAACCCGGGCGGCTGCAATATGCATACCTGTATAGGTTTATTCGCTACCGGAAATCATGCCTGTAACTCCATGATTTCCGAAAAAATTGACATCGTGAGCATTTCCTCCGCGTACTCGTTGAAGTCCTTGCCAGCGGTGGGCTCTGAGCTGGAGAGCAGGGCGAGCACGATGGCTGCGCGGCGCTGGAGTCTTTCCTGTACGTAGGTCTCGGGAAAGTTGGGGAGGTGGATCAGGCTGAGGGCGTCTTTGATGACGTCACCGGCAAGCGCAGAAAGCTCGCGGTGGAGTTCCGGGTTTGTTTCCCCGACAGGCCACGCGGCCGGCAGACTCTTGGTTTCAGGGGTCCTGGTCCGCTCTGCGATTGCTGTGTTGTTCATGATGTGTGAGAGAAGTTATGCGCCTATCATCGCACGAATTGGCCAAACCGCCCATCAGGTGAATCCTGTATTTTTGTTTTTTGACGGAAAAATCACGCCATTTGCGGTCACCCGAATCGCTTTTAGTCTGCTGCCCGACCTTGCCAATGATGCCTCGTCTGTGCAGGATAAAGGTACCGAGGCCGTTTAGCCTGAGCTATATATACTATCATGAAACCGAAAGTCGTTATACTGGATGCGGGGACACTGGATTTCTCCGGGGAAGAGCCTTGGGCGCCCCTGGCAGAGCTGGCGGACGTGACTCGCCACGACCATACCGAGCACGCGCAGGAGGCGATCGTTGAGCGCTGCGCCGAGGCGGATGTCGTTATCACCAACAAGGTGCCCTTTGATGCGGCCACGCTGGAGGCGCTGCCGCAGCTCAAGCTCATCACCCTGCTGGCTACCGGGTATAACAATATCGATACCGCGGCGGCGCGGGAGCGGGGGATCACGGTGTGTAATGTCCCCGGCTACGGAAACGAATCGGTCGCCCAACATACACTGGCGCTGATTCTAGAACTGTGTAACCGGGTGGGCGACCATGCCATGAGCGTCCGCGATGGCGGTTGGGTGCGGAGCCTCCATATTTGCTACTGGCTGCAGGCCCCGCGCGAGTTGGCGGAGCTGACGGTGGGCCTCGTCGGACTCGGAGAGATCGGGCGCGCCGTGGCCGAGCGGCTCTTGCCCTATGGCTGCCGCCTGCTGGCCTTCACCCCCAGCAAGCGTCGTGGCCTCGATCACCCGCGATTTGCGTGGGCCGGGTCGATGGAGGAGCTCTTTGAGCAGTCCGACATCGTTTCCCTGCACTGCCCGCAGACCCCGACCAACGCCGGATTTGTCAACGCCGACCTGTTGGCCCGCATGAAGCCCGGCTCCTACCTGATCAATACCGCCCGTGGGACGCTCGTCAACGAGGCGGACCTGGCCAAGGCTCTCCAGGACGGGCCGCTCGCTGCGGCTGCCCTTGATGTAATCGCCAAGGAGCCTATGCAGGCCGGTCACCCGCTGCAAAATCTGCCCAATGTCTACATGACGCCTCATCTCGCCTGGGCGAGCGAACCGGCCCGTCTGCGGTTACTCACAGTCACCGCGGATAACCTGCGCGCTTTCCTCGCCGGTAAGCCCCAAAATGTAGTCAACGCCTAGCCTCGGGCGGGATTTGTGCCCTGTGAATAAGTTGTGAGCGGTTGGGGATAAGTACCGGCTGCCGAGCAGTCTCACGCTCCGATCAGCGAGCGGCCCCGGTTCTTGCGTTCCAGGCCGTGCTCTGGCTCTTGGAGGTCTTCGGGGTCGAGTGCGGCGACGACATCCGTCCAGCTTTTTCCGGCAGCGGGCTCGGTGCTGAGCGGCAGCGGCTCGCCGTGTGCCTCGAAGCTGAAGACGCGCACAGGCTTATCGTCTCCCCAAGTACTTTTGCCGGTGAAGCGCAGGGCGGTGACTTCGCGGTCCACGGGCAGCACGATGAGGCGTCGCCGATTATCCGTGACCTGATGAATCGTTTCCCACTGGCCGCTGGCAGTCCGGGCCTCGATCTGGAAGTCCCGCACGAGCTGCTTCGGCAGTGCCGTGTGGCGCTCCTGGTGCGGGTAGAGCACCGGCATGCGTTTCTTGTCATTGAGGTCGCTGTCGAAGAGCAGCCGCACGCACGCGGCGCGGCGCGGGTTTTTAAAGGAAAGCGTGAGCGCGGTGCCGGGTGCGGCCTCCCAGGCATGGTCTTCGCCGTCGATGGGGCGCTCGTGCCCGTCGAGCAGGGCAGCGGCGGTGTCATCGTCATAGCTGGCGGCCTCCATCAGCGCGGGCAGCGGCTTGGTGAGGCCGGGCAGCCAGCAGTCGTCCTCCATCAGCATGCGCTGCAGCTCCTGCAGGACGGAGCCGGTGATCTGCGCAGGGCGGATCGAGTCGCGGGTGCACAGGGCGGCGGCAGTACCGACGGCCTGCCCCATGAGCGAGCACGTCGCCATGACGCGGGTGGAGGACATGGCGCAGTGCGTGGCCGAGATATTACGCCCGGCGCAGAAGAGGTTCTTTACGTTCCGCGAATACAGGCTGCGCAGCGGGATGCCGTACGGGGAGGGCGCACGGTGGAAGATCGTGGCCTCGCCGGGGTAGTAGAGCCCGGCGGGGTGGTGGTCGTCCATGCTCCAGCCGCCGTAGGCGACGATGTCCTCAAAGGCCCCGCCCCCCTCGATGTCGTTCTGGGTTAAAACATGCTCACCGAGATAGCGGCGGTTCTCGCGCTTACCGGGGAGTGCGCCCATCCAGCGCAGGCGCCAGTTGACCAGCTTCTCAGCCTGGGGGCCACGATTCTTCATGTAGTCCCATACGCCCCAGGCGGCTTTGTAGAGTTCGTCCCGGATCGTTTCTGAGTCGGAGATGGTATTGCTCAGCCCGCCCAGCTCCAGCCACCAGAAGTTTTCCCCGAGACCGGAGCCGACCCGGGCGGGCAAGTTCGAGTCTTTGCCGAAGTGGTAGGCCCACTGCGGCGGGGCAAAGCTCTGGGCGTACGGGGTCTGCTCAAGCTGGAGCAACACGGTGTTGCCCATGGTCTTGAGGTCGGATTTGCGCGGGGCAATCGACTCGCCGTACTCCTCCCGGCTCTCGCGACCCTCACGGGTTTCCGCGCCAGAGAGAGGGGCCAGGATCGAGTCCCCGGAGCTGTCCAGAAAGGTGCGGGCCTCGACGCGGTGGCGGGTCTGTGTCGTAAGCTGCCAACCCTCGATAGACACGAGCTGCCCGTCCTCGACCTCGGCGTCGCGGCAGGTGCAGTTTAAAAGCGTGGTCAGGCCGGGCGTCATCTTTGCGTACTCGAAGAGGACCGAATCCCACATCGCGTACATGCCCTGCGGGTTGCGGGCCTGATTCAGCAGTTGGATCTCCTCCAGCAGGCCGGTTTCTTTCTTATGGGGGCCGTGCGCGCCGCAGATCCACATGCGGACCTCCGAGGAGGCGTTACCGCCGAGGACGGGCCGGTCGTGCATGAGAACGACCGAGCAGCCACGCCGTGCCGCAGAGACAGCCGCAATCAGGCCGGCCATGCCGCCGCCGACTACGCAGAAGTCAACACTGTGGGTTTGCAGAGGGAAAGGGGAGGGAGTCGAGCTTGCCATGATGTTTCCAGTCTCGCCCAGATGGCCTCACGTCTCAATGCGGTAGCGAATCAGGAATTGCACATTTTATATAAAATATTCACCATCTAACTATGCTTCGTGAAGCATCCAGGAGTACGCTGCCCAACTTTCGCCTGAGCCAGTGGGTCACGCTGCGCCTGCAATTGCTGTGGGTCTATGAGAAGGCCATGGTGAAAGAGGCGACCTCGACCTCGCAGAGCGAGTACGGCTTTCAGAGCGCGCTGCTAGTCCACAAGGGCTGGGCCTTGGCTGGTGAGTCCGAGTCCGGAGCCCGCCGTGCAGGACCGGGCCAGTGGCTGTTTCTAAGGCAGGGCAAGCGCTGGCAGCGCTTCAGTGCGGACTGTGAGCTCCTCTCCATCGGCTACCGTTTCCAGTATCCCACGGGGGAGGCTGTCTACGACGAGGGGCTGCCGCTGGTGGTGGATGCGGCAGACTGCCTACAGCTTGAGCGTGAAGCCCGAAAAGTCCTGCGCACGGTCAAGCGGCACATCGGTCTGGGCTTTTATCTGGGGGAGCGCGTGGTAGACATGCGCGCCTACCTGCTCACCCAGAATGCATTCCGTCTCTTTCTCGTCGAGCTGGCGGAGGTCTATGCCGCAGAGGGGCTCTCCCGGCGTGATCTGCGCGAACCCAGCCAGTATGTGTTGCGCGCGT
This genomic interval from Ruficoccus sp. ZRK36 contains the following:
- a CDS encoding FAD-dependent oxidoreductase, with translation MASSTPSPFPLQTHSVDFCVVGGGMAGLIAAVSAARRGCSVVLMHDRPVLGGNASSEVRMWICGAHGPHKKETGLLEEIQLLNQARNPQGMYAMWDSVLFEYAKMTPGLTTLLNCTCRDAEVEDGQLVSIEGWQLTTQTRHRVEARTFLDSSGDSILAPLSGAETREGRESREEYGESIAPRKSDLKTMGNTVLLQLEQTPYAQSFAPPQWAYHFGKDSNLPARVGSGLGENFWWLELGGLSNTISDSETIRDELYKAAWGVWDYMKNRGPQAEKLVNWRLRWMGALPGKRENRRYLGEHVLTQNDIEGGGAFEDIVAYGGWSMDDHHPAGLYYPGEATIFHRAPSPYGIPLRSLYSRNVKNLFCAGRNISATHCAMSSTRVMATCSLMGQAVGTAAALCTRDSIRPAQITGSVLQELQRMLMEDDCWLPGLTKPLPALMEAASYDDDTAAALLDGHERPIDGEDHAWEAAPGTALTLSFKNPRRAACVRLLFDSDLNDKKRMPVLYPHQERHTALPKQLVRDFQIEARTASGQWETIHQVTDNRRRLIVLPVDREVTALRFTGKSTWGDDKPVRVFSFEAHGEPLPLSTEPAAGKSWTDVVAALDPEDLQEPEHGLERKNRGRSLIGA
- a CDS encoding MoxR family ATPase, which codes for MPDTTQPASGEEIVARVKDARQRLFEELNRTIIGQEEAIEQIVISLLCSGHALLTGVPGLGKTLLVRSIADTFTLSFKRIQFTPDLMPADIFGTEVVEEDPATGRRNFRFVPGPVFANMLLADEINRTPPKTQAALLEAMEERQVTAAGQTHKLQPPFFVLATQNPIELEGTYPLPEAQLDRFLLNIKVDYLPLEKEVAMVAATTAPRAEGPQPVFTAEEIMELQKLVRSVPVAEEVVRFAVRLSAATRPSHPDCLPIAREKIKWGAGSRASQALVLAGKARALLDGRYAVSIEDIRALAAPVLRHRIIPNFHAEAEGVTSDRLIEDILATLKD
- a CDS encoding AraC family transcriptional regulator, translating into MLREASRSTLPNFRLSQWVTLRLQLLWVYEKAMVKEATSTSQSEYGFQSALLVHKGWALAGESESGARRAGPGQWLFLRQGKRWQRFSADCELLSIGYRFQYPTGEAVYDEGLPLVVDAADCLQLEREARKVLRTVKRHIGLGFYLGERVVDMRAYLLTQNAFRLFLVELAEVYAAEGLSRRDLREPSQYVLRALDLIQGVPSGRSVKSADIAHAAGLSQTHLDRLMVQDTGHTVHQQIELRRLQLAQDALQAGAVPLKTIAYDLGFCSPSHFHSWFRKRQGVTPAQFRRRNVW
- a CDS encoding D-2-hydroxyacid dehydrogenase produces the protein MKPKVVILDAGTLDFSGEEPWAPLAELADVTRHDHTEHAQEAIVERCAEADVVITNKVPFDAATLEALPQLKLITLLATGYNNIDTAAARERGITVCNVPGYGNESVAQHTLALILELCNRVGDHAMSVRDGGWVRSLHICYWLQAPRELAELTVGLVGLGEIGRAVAERLLPYGCRLLAFTPSKRRGLDHPRFAWAGSMEELFEQSDIVSLHCPQTPTNAGFVNADLLARMKPGSYLINTARGTLVNEADLAKALQDGPLAAAALDVIAKEPMQAGHPLQNLPNVYMTPHLAWASEPARLRLLTVTADNLRAFLAGKPQNVVNA
- a CDS encoding DUF4175 domain-containing protein encodes the protein MPEFYRHLQHQRKLLFVLFLVLYVFSLLGLFSLAILAGSGLDVYASPWQEHSAWLYFNVLMLLAGIGFVGGILVILARRPTLAMLARLVERRHPALRENLTTAVEVLERGEPFNPLEQALIRQVERDTEKIVFRTATLPRWLHPVAAILIVVGAFMLFQATQQSSLYSKASYYQRDRLTGEATGLIVEPGDAEAPRGSDLTVTATINRWERDPQIILREDGREVRYPMMLDGQRVGQFTLFDLQEDTTYRVETSSLHSPEYSVTVYDAPRIEAVQLTLEPPAYTRHEAQEFSKLLDLFPIEGTQITLIVKTTPNVRTTLRVGEEETPFFGTTTFTADRDAEYQITLTNAENRKAVTESYKIDVTPDEPPVADVVDPGHDTNAQPDTILPLELYGADDFGLSKVELHVSVSGLPRRPIEVFTARPGSEPLLERNFLTQLDIPRLSVEHGDVVSYYFTVADNREPKPNVARSELYFVEVVKDLDRPQPESDSQGGEGDEAKKKEIDLRALIVELKRVIRQTYRIEPLTGDVRRQARQELGADLNKVQTEARTLLADIGQLLMQVEGGEFFLMVNNALQRLGEAEEEINADRPASAIPLQEEALSNLIQLESFLQATLPPSAGGGQGQPSEQSGQSQGDKEGQSQSEDAMGMQQMRELMAKLNSLAEDQAAQNERYERAERFSPGESERQQLSQAQEALRQAARDASASLQGEAGMGDIRREIAEAGRTMQSASSAISGGEAGQASKAGARAGESLLNAAALLDERIRQAAAGAMNELVSQAQGLAGQQAGAAEASGEAETAGGEGESKGALREQQLGLNDEFQQLMAEIERQAVQMGEAFPGAGEQLARASREAGKARTGAAMQRSANALLYGRYGKAGQLQGEAAEGLDALAENLAKARDQIPSMSAASLEKLINQVEQEQRRLSQQKNQSPGQQGESPGEEGESGQDGNNSLNQLGKNLQQAAKNLKNNELNELGARMSAPQGGDGASGDTTEAMGMLNQAETILQQYLRQQLVEERVNYKRQSAPPPDKYRTLVEEYFKNLAEEP
- a CDS encoding DUF58 domain-containing protein, which translates into the protein MPPSVHDLLDPAHLAQLGNYALMARSAVEGFLSGMHRSLFHGFGTEFLQYRDYTPGADLKYLDWKLLARSDRLYTKVYQEETNMNVQLVLDASASLDYQGSRAACTKFRYACITAACLAYLATRQGDNVGLFAYNDTLREAIPCGHRAGQLERVLQALTRLQPEGSANHEAMLQLFGNQLRQRSVVIFLSDMLEGESLLPELLKHFRLRHCDTLAVQVLDPDELDLPMEGVARFKDSESGREVISWAESTRETYKSQMSDFREALTTGFNRSQVDLLSLTTHESLGYALARYLHHREAIR
- a CDS encoding vWA domain-containing protein, producing the protein MLSFAQPLLLAGLAALALPLLAHLVNRARARPLRFPSVRYIGASQLPRDKRRHLRDLLLLLLRLLFIALAALALAGPLWTPPEDAPLASTTGQTRTVIVLDASASMSGWGAWEEAENAVREIAEQGNPTGLILFDTEVLATVPVGSPARTLEQIVADIPPGQRMGNPAPAIEAALNELGPDGLRKLVIISDFQETTWQSSAWPAAGEVVEVETIKVGDFTRPNAAVLDARAYPATGGRLRVLARVRNDSEKAQNVTVQLQSDDQVEEQTLTFGPGQTQTVAFLIDQAEDPQGTINLPDDAYAGDNSFSVWLGTPAPAQVVALLPGAQGLDKLEEVAFVQKALTATSADMPPAFVLNGVAPDFDFGAVAEAIDVLYLPGTAAELDAVQLEKLRDYVANGGVALITPGQNASRLFRQLREGELTETAFLGMPGRNRDRSEPFRIATLEPGSPLADVFTGKSARDLYLTEIYQYVKLRPGAKTSVLLATEDGDPLLVRETLGKGELLISALGLDPRWSDLPLRNAFLPVLREALSQATKADDTVIRLTVDEPLPADFPLPPGAIAPEVSAEPGVIELGPYIIQTNIDRSESLAQAAMLSDIRAQLGREAIERKSATSSAEAPAALALWPWLAAGALACLLAEMLLSAPSRRKAAHA